A region of the Micromonospora sediminicola genome:
GGCCAGCCAGAACAGGCCGCCGCCGACCGCGAAGGTGAGCAGCACACCGAGCACGCCGGACAGGCCGGTGGAGAGGAAGTCGTTGCCGATCCCACGTACGCCGTAGTCGGCCAGCGGGCTGTCCGCCAGCTCGTGGTCCTTGGCCTGCTGGGCCGGGCAGCTGCCGCCGGTGATCTCGTCGTCGGCGTTCACCGTGCAGCCCTTGAGCAGCGACGAGTCGAGCCCGTCCGGGTGCGACGAGGCGTAGTTGCTGACCACGCCGGCCAGCAGCAGCGCCACCAGCAGGCCACCGAGGAGGAACGGCCAGGGACGCTTGCTCATCGGGCACCTCCGGCGACCGGGACGGCGGGAGCCGGCACGGCCGGCTTGAGGGCGCGCAGCGCATAGACCAGGTCGGGGCGGACCTTGGCGACGGTGACCACGGTGGTCGCGGTGATCAGGCCCTCGCCGATGCCGATCAGCAGGTGGGCGACGGCCATCGTGCCGGCCAGCCCGCCCAGGTTGCCGCCGAGGTCGGTGGTGCCACCCAGCCAGTACTGCAGCACGAAGCCCTGGGACGCGACCACGACGCTGACCAGCGCGGAGACGAACGCGGTGACCGCCAGCCCGGCGGGCGTACGCGGCAGGACCCGCAGCAGCAGCGCGATCAGCAGGTAGGCGGCGGCGGTGCCGAGGATCGCCATGTTGGTGATGTTGAGGCCGAGCATGGCCACCCCGCCGTCGCCGAAGACCAGGGCCTGCACGACCAGCACCACGGCCACACAGAGCGCGCCGACCCAGGGGCCGACCAGCAGCGCGGCCAGCGCGCCGCCGAGCAGGTGGCCGCTCACCCCGGCGGTGAAGATCGGGAAGTTGAGCATCTGCACGGCGAAGATGAACGCCGCCACCAGACCGGCCATCGGCGCCAACCGGTCGTCGAGGTCGGCCCGGCCGCGCAGCACGCAGAACGTGAGCGCGGCGAGCGCGAAGGCCGCGAAGATCGCGGCGACGGGACCGTCGATGATCCCGTTGGAGATGTGCATCGCCAGGGTTTCCACGAGGTGAGCCTATTTCCGGCAGGGGGTTGTTGCCAATCCCTTGCAACAAGGCATGGTGATCATCACGCTCGGCCGGGTGTCGCCGCCGGTCACCGACCCGGGCGCGGCGGTATCGTCACCGCCATGACCGACCGCCTGAAGCCCGGCGACCCCGCCCCCGAGTTCACCCTTCCCACCGACGACGGCGGAACCCTCTCCCTGACCGGCCTGCACGGCCGCAAGGTCATCCTGTACGCGTACCCGGCCGCCATGACGCCCGGCTGCACGAAGCAGGCGTGCGACTTCCGCGACTCGCTCGCCTCGCTGCAGTCCGCCGGCTACGAGGTGGTGGGCATCTCGCCGGACAAGCCGGCCAAGCTGGCCAAGTTCCGCGACCGCGACGCCATCACGTTCCCCCTGGTCGCCGACGAGGACAAGGCGGTGCTGACCGCGTACGGCGCGTACGGCGAGAAGCAGATGTACGGCCGCACAGTCACCGGCGTGATCCGCTCCACGTTCGTGGTGGACGAGGAGGGCCGGGTCGCGCACGCGTTCTACAACGTCAAGGCCACCGGCCACGTCGCCAAGCTGCGCCGGGACCTCGGGCTCGACTGACAGCCCTCGGCGAGGACGGCCGTGCGCCGACGGCCGCGGCTCCGGCCGTGGTTTACGATCCTTGGGCCGTGACACCGGTGTGCACGGTGATGGGGCCGTAGCCCAATTGGCAGGAGGCATGCGGTTTAGGTCCGCACCAGTGCGGGTTCGAGTCCCGCCGGCCCCACCCCTTAGACGTGGCCGGGAAGCCGGACGGCGGTGGGACGTCGATCCGCGACGCCCCACCGCCTCTGCCGTCACCGCTGCGCGGTGGGCCGTACCACGATCTCGTTGACGTCGACCTGATCCGGCTGGGCGACCGCGTACGCGATGGCGTCCGCGATCGCCGCGGGATCCAGCGCCATGGCGTCGCGGCTGGCCAACAGCGCGGCGCGGGTGTCGGGGTCGGCGACCGCGTGGACGAAGTCGGTGTGGACGAAGCCCGGGGAGACGACGGT
Encoded here:
- a CDS encoding PDGLE domain-containing protein codes for the protein MSKRPWPFLLGGLLVALLLAGVVSNYASSHPDGLDSSLLKGCTVNADDEITGGSCPAQQAKDHELADSPLADYGVRGIGNDFLSTGLSGVLGVLLTFAVGGGLFWLARRRGPARATATGPTTDAADPVGATATGTPRSTDGR
- a CDS encoding energy-coupling factor ABC transporter permease; this translates as METLAMHISNGIIDGPVAAIFAAFALAALTFCVLRGRADLDDRLAPMAGLVAAFIFAVQMLNFPIFTAGVSGHLLGGALAALLVGPWVGALCVAVVLVVQALVFGDGGVAMLGLNITNMAILGTAAAYLLIALLLRVLPRTPAGLAVTAFVSALVSVVVASQGFVLQYWLGGTTDLGGNLGGLAGTMAVAHLLIGIGEGLITATTVVTVAKVRPDLVYALRALKPAVPAPAVPVAGGAR
- the bcp gene encoding thioredoxin-dependent thiol peroxidase, translating into MTDRLKPGDPAPEFTLPTDDGGTLSLTGLHGRKVILYAYPAAMTPGCTKQACDFRDSLASLQSAGYEVVGISPDKPAKLAKFRDRDAITFPLVADEDKAVLTAYGAYGEKQMYGRTVTGVIRSTFVVDEEGRVAHAFYNVKATGHVAKLRRDLGLD